TCTTCGCGGCGATCGCGAGCTCTTTGAACTTCCGGGAGTAGCTGACCTCGTCACCGACGATCGCGTTCTTGACGTACTGCTGCGTGATGGTCGAGCCACCGCCGGCGGTCTGGTTGCCGGTGATCTGACCGATGGCAGCGCGGGACAGGCCGCGGGGCGAGAAGCCGTTGTTGGTCCAGAACTCCCGGTCCTCGGCGGCGACGATCGCCTGCTTCATCGTCTCGGGGATCTCGTCGAACGGGACGACCGTGCGGTTGCCGTCGGGCGAGGTGACGTCTGCGAGGGTCCGCCCGGACGTGTCGACGATGGTGGCCTTCTGGCTCACCTCCGGTTCGGGGATCTCGGCGGTGAAGTAGATGGCCGCGAACGCGATGATGAGCACCAGCACGATCGCCGGCACGATGGCGCCCACGATCCCCAGCGCCCACGCGAACCGTCGGTGTCGTGTCGCTGTCTGACTCCTGTTCTGACCGCCGCCGCCCGGACCGGGTCGGACTCCGGTGCGTCGCGGCGTGGGCGAAGAACCACTTGCCTCGCTCATCGTCCACCTTCCTACCGGGTCGCACGGACATTCGTCATCCGGCGAGCACGGTCAACTTCTCTGGCCTCGTGCCGCTCCACTGTGACAGCAGGCCACCACCCCGGGCAAAAAACCGCAGGCCGACGCGCTACTTGGCCACGCGTCGGGAGCGACGCGTGGTCTGCGGCGGCAGCCCGGCAACGTACGACTGGACCAGATGGTTCCAACTGCAGGTCCGGCACACCTCGACCACGTGCACCGAGAACTCCTCGGCGGTCGTCGCGAGCCGGGCGATCTCCTCGTTGCTGCGCGCCGACCCACTCACCTGACCGAGGCGGTCGCCGAACACCCAGGACACCAGCGTGACCTGCTCTTTTCGGCAGATCGGGCACATCGTGGTGCTGGGCCGACCATGGAATTTCGCGGCGCGCAGGAGATACGGGCTCGCATCGCAGACCTCGGCAACGGCGGTCCGGCCCGCGTGGACCGAGGACAGCCGAGCGCGCCGCTGCAGGGCGTAGTCGACGATCTGGCGTTGCACGGTTCTCAGGGTACGTGGTCTCCGCCGGGGCGTCGGGCCGACGGGGTCCGGCACGCGGGTCCGACGGACCCACACCCGGGATGGTCGATCGCCGCGTGGCGGCGTCGTCGGGTGTCCGTCCTCCCGCCGACCGACCGCTCGTGGACACAGTTATATCGGTGCGATACATTGGCAAACACATCGGAGCGAGGTGTCGGCTCGTCAGAGCGTGCCGGCACATCGATCCGAGGAAGTAGCGACAGTCATCGGCAGGACCGCGAAGGGGGTGGCGAAGTGCTCGAGTTGGCCATTCTCGGACTGCTTCTCGAATCCCCCATGCACGGCTATGAGCTGCGCAAGCGGCTCACCGGCCTGCTCGGCGCCTTCCGTGCGTTCTCGTACGGATCGCTCTACCCGACGCTGCGTCGCATGCAGGCCGACGGCCTCATCGACGAACCGGAGACGCCCCTGGGCGTGAAGGTGCGGCGAGGCCGGCGCGTCTACCAGCTCACCGACGCGGGCCGGGAACGGTTCGCGGAGCTGGTCGCCGACACCGGACCCCAGAACTACACCGACGACGGTTTCGGTGTGCATCTGGCGTTCTTCAGCCGCACCCCGGCGGTCGCGCGCATGCGCATCCTCGAGGGACGCCGGCGGCAGGTCGAGGAGCGTCGAGAAGGGTTGCGGGAGATCGTCGGGCGGTCCAACCGGGCCGTCGACCGGTACACCCGTCAGCTGCATCAGCTCAGCCTCGAATCCAGCGAACGCGAGGTCCGCTGGCTCAACGAGCTGATCGCGGCCGAGAGCTCCCAGCATGACGGGTCGCCAGACCCGTTCGACGGACAGTTCGACGACGACCTCGCCGACGGCGAACGGTCACCGTTCGATCCGGGGCGGCCCACGGCCTCCACCGGACGAGCCGATGACGAACATCAAGACCCGGACTCGACGCCGAGCCGGGACGAACAGCTCGACGAACCCGAGCAACGGAAAACACCGGTTGCGCAGCGAACGACTGCGATGCCGCGAGAAGAAGGAGAACCCGACCATGGGTGAGCCCAATAAGGTGCGCGTTGCCATTGTGGGCGTAGGAAACTGCGCTTCATCCCTGGTGCAGGGCGTGCAGTACTACAAGGACGCCGACGAGAGCTCCACCGTTCCCGGCCTCATGCACGTGAAGTTCGGCCCCTACCACGTCCGCGACGTCGAGTTCGTCGCCGCGTTCGACGTCGACGCCAAGAAGGTCGGCTTCGACCTGTCCGACGCGATCTTCGCGAGCGAGAACAACACCATCAAGATCGCCGACGTGCCGCCGACCGGCGTCACCGTCCAGCGCGGCCACACTCTCGACGGCCTCGGCAAGTACTACCTCGAGACCATCACCGAGGCCGACGGCTCCGGTGTCGACATCGTCCAGGCCCTCAAGGACAACGAGGTCGACGTCCTCGTCAGCTACCTCCCGGTCGGGTCCGAGCAGGCCGACAAGTTCTACGCCCAGTGCTGCATCGACGCGGGCGTCGCGTTCGTCAACGCCCTGCCGGTGTTCATCGCCTCGGACCCCGAGTGGGCCCAGAAGTTCGCCGACGCCGGTGTCCCGATCGTCGGCGACGACATCAAGAGCCAGGTCGGCGCCACCATCACCCACCGTGTGATGGCGAAGCTGTTCGAGGATCGCGGCGTCACCCTCGACCGCACCTACCAGCTCAACGTCGGCGGCAACATGGACTTCAAGAACATGCTCGAGCGTGAGCGTCTGGAGTCGAAGAAGGTCTCCAAGACCCAGGCCGTCACCTCCAACCTGAACGGTCCGCTGGCCGGCAAGATCGCCGACAAGAACGTCCACATCGGCCCGTCGGACCACGTCGAGTGGCTCGACGACCGCAAGTGGGCCTACGTCCGCCTCGAGGGTCGCGCCTTCGGCGACGTGCCTTTGAACCTGGAGTACAAGCTCGAGGTCTGGGACTCCCCCAACTCGGCCGGCATCATCATCGACGCCGTACGCGCCGCCAAGATCGCCAAGGACCGCGGTATCGGCGGACCGGTCATCCCGGCCTCGGCCTATCTGATGAAGTCCCCGCCGAAGCAGCTCGCCGACGACGTCGCGCGTCAGCAGCTCGAGGAGTTCATCATCGAGGCCTGAGCCTCGGCGAATCCCTGTCACGACAGATCCGACGAAGACCGCCCATCGGAGGCGGCCGACGACTTCGAGTCGACGGCCATGCCGCCGGTGGGCGGTATTCGTCGTGAACACATGGAGCATCGGGGTGAACTGCTGCCGCCGCGAGCCTCACGGCGAGGCGAACGCGCAGGTCATCCATCCAAATCAGTGACCGCGCCAGACCCTTCACATAGAGTGTTGTCGATTGCTCCGAGTGGCCCGTATCGGGCACATCGGACATCACGAGACCCTGTACCAACAGAAAGGCGCAAACCATGGGCGTGAGCCTGAGCAAGGGCGGAAACGTTTCGCTGAGCAAGGAGGCTCCGGGCCTGACTGCGGTCTCCGTCGGCCTCGGCTGGGACATCCGAAGCACCACCGGTACCGACTTCGACCTCGACGCCAGCGCCATCGCGCTCGGCGCGGACAAGAAAGTCCTCTCCGACCAGCACTTCATCTTCTTCAACAACCTGCGTTCGCCCGACGGCTCGATCGAGCACACCGGCGACAACCTGACCGGTGAGGGCGAGGGCGACGACGAGGTCATCAAGGTCGACCTCGCGGGCGTTCCGCCGAACGTCGACTCCATCGTCTTCCCCGTCTCGATCTACGACGCGGATGCACGGTCGCAGTCGTTCGGCCAGGTCCGCAACGCGTTCATCCGCGTCGTCAACCAGGCCGGCGGCGCCGAGATCGCCCGCTACGACCTCAGCGAGGATGCCTCCACCGAGACCGCGATGGTTTTCGGTGAGCTGTACCGTCATGGGTCGGAGTGGAAGTTCCGCGCGGTCGGCCAGGGCTACGCCTCGGGTCTCGCGGGCATCGCCCGCGACTTCGGTGTGAACGTCTGAGTCTCTCGTAGACTCCGGCTGTCCGCCTGAACGTGCTTGTGGATGCCGCACCCGTTGTCGAACGGGTGCGGCATCCGCGCGTCACCACTCCTCTCCGACAATGCGGTCGGCTGGTTTCCACGCACCCTAGAAAGGCCACAAGCCAGTGGTAGTAAGAATTTTCGGCCTCTCGGTCGTCGTGACGATCGTGTCGCTGATCATCGCTTTCCTCTATGGCGGCGTCGAAGCGCTGATCCTGACCGCCATCCTCGGCGTCTTCGAGATCTCGCTCTCCTTCGACAACGCGGTCATCAATGCCACGATCCTCCGCCGGATGAGCGAGTTCTGGCAGAAGATCTTCCTCACCATCGGCATCCTGATTGCCGTCTTCGGTATGCGACTGGTGTTCCCGCTGGTCATCGTGTGGCTCGCGTCGGGTCTCAACCCGGTTGAGGCGCTCGACCTCGCACTGAACCCGCCGCCCAACGATGCGGCCTACTTCCCCAACGGCGATCCCAGCTACGAGACGATCATCACCGACGCCCACCCGCAGATCGCGGCCTTCGGCGGCATGTTCCTGCTGATGCTGTTCCTCGGCTTCGTCTTCGAGCAGAAGGAGCTCACGTGGCTGACCTGGATCGAGCGGCCGCTCGAGAAGATCGGCAAGCTGGAGATGCTCGAGGTCGTCATCGCCATGACGCTTCTCGTCCTCACTGCGACCTACATCGCCGCGCCCGACGAGCGGTCGACGGTCATGATCGCCGGCTCACTCGGCATGATCACCTACATCCTGGTCAACGGCCTCGGCGAGTACTTCAACGTCGAGACCGCGGAAGATGACGAAGCGGCCGAGCCCGGCACCGACGCCGCGGAGAAAGCGGCAATCGAGAAGACCAACGGAAAGTCGGGACCGTCGGACCTGGCCAAGGCGACAGGCAAGGCCGGCTTCTTCCTGTTCCTCTACCTCGAGGTGCTCGATGCGTCGTTTTCCTTCGACGGCGTCATCGGCGCGTTCGCCATCACGGCGGATCCGATCATCATCGCCCTCGGCCTCGGCCTCATCGGTGCGATGTTCGTCCGTTCGCTCACCGTCTACTTGGTGCGCAAGGGCACGCTGTCGGAGTATGTGTACCTCGAGCACGGAGCGCACTGGGCGATCGGCGCGCTGGCGTTCATCCTGCTGTACTCCATCGGCACCCACGTCCCCGAGATCATCACCGGCCTGATCGGTGTCGCGCTGATCATCGCCGCACTGATCTCCAGCATCGTGCGTCGAAACCGCCTCGCGGCGAAGGGCGAAGAGGAGAAGGTCAACATCTGACCCTTCGCCCTCTGAGGAGCACCCGGAGCTTGCGCAAGCTCGCTCCTCAGGGAGCAGAGGCCGGAGCCGGGTACCACCTACGAACGACTGCGCCGCAGGACCCCGAAGGTCCTGCGGCGCAGTGGTTTCGAGAGCCCGACTCAGCCCTGCTGCTGCCCTAGTTGCTGGGTGATCTGCTGGTTGATCTGGTGCAGGCTGGGCACCGACATGCCCGGGAGATGGCCCTGGATGGTGCGCAGGACCGACGAGTCGTCGCGCACCTTCTCGCTCGACTGCACGAGAACCGTTCCCGCGCCGGTGAAGTCGAACTGGCGCTCCTCGCCCGAGTTCAACCCCATCCGCCGGCCCGCGGCCGCGATGAAACCGTTGACCCACGCCTCGTCGTAATGGTGACTGGGCGACGGGCAATCCGACCATCCGACAAGCGCTTCGGGATCGACGCGCACCGGCGGTTCGACGAACATCACCGGGCCGTTCGACGACGCGAGGAACTTACCGGTGCCGATGAGCGTCAGGAACCCCGGCACGATCGACTGGTTGAGCGACAGGTTCGGCTGGAAGGCAAGAAGATTGGCCGCCCGGATGGTGAGGTTGCCGTCTTCGAGGTCGTAGGCGTTGATGTCGTATCCGCGGTCGCCGATGATCAGCTTGCCGTGGCCCTCGGCGACGACGTAGTCACCGAGGTACAGCGGGGCGGAGAACTGCTGCGCCACCATCTGCAGCATGTTCCCCTGCAGACCCTGGGTCAGCGCGGTGAACTGCATCTGCCCGTAGTAGGCGATCATCGCGCCCTTGGACATGAACCACGGCTGGTTGAGGTCGATGCAGAAGGAGTAGTTGTTGTCCGGCACGTTGTCGTCCGACGGCAAGTTCATCGGACTCCACACGGTGTTGAGTTGGCTCATAGTTTCTCCTCCGATGCCTGCACGTACACGATGCCCTGTCCGGAGCACTCCAATTGCATTGCCTCACCGCCGGTTCGGCCTACGTTGCGCCAGCTCATCGCCGACCGCAGGCTGGTGTTGACCTGACCGGCCGACCCGACGAACGCCTGCGGGTCGACGGTCACCGGCGGCTTGGCCGGGGACACCTCGAGCTCGAAGACCCCGCCGTGCCCGAGCAGCACCGCCGAACCCGGACCCGACAGCTGCGTCGTGAACATGCCCTGACCGGTGACGGCTCCGGCAGCAGCGGACCGCAATGCACCGAACAGGCCGCCACCACCGCCGCCACCGCCGCCCTGTGAGGCGACCGAGACGACGGAGGCCTGCAGGTTGGCCGCGTAGGCGAGCAGCCGCGACGCCTCGACCCGGATCGTGCCGCCGACCGCTGCGAGATCCACGACGTGCACCTCGATGCCGAGGAAGCCGTAGTGCACCTCGCCGTGCCCCTGCGCGATCATCGTCGACTCGTGCTCGCCGGCGAGCATCCGGCCGGCCATCCCGCCCATGCCGCCCAGTCCCGGCATCCCGCCGCCCATACCGCCGGCCCCCGCGATCTGGTGGGGCTGGAAATGCACGTTGCCCTTGTAGAAGAGCATCGCCCCGCGTCGCGCGACGACCGGCCCGGTACCGCCGATGTCGACGGAGACGACCTTGCTGTTGACCTTGGTGAACATTCTCGCTACCTCACCCTCACCGCTCGGCCGGCTGGATCGACACGACGCCGCTGCCATCCCAGCGCAACGAGAACGCCTCTCCGCCACCCTGTCCCAGCGCCGACCGCCAGGAGACATCGGTGACGAAGGACTGACTCAACTGGCCGCGGGCGCAGACGAACGCGTCCGGGTCGACCACGAGCGGATACTGCGGTGACACCTCGAGGTGGATGAGCGGGCCGCCGTTGGACAACAGTGCGATCTGCCCGTGGCCGCTCACCGTCGTGGTGAACAGACCCTGACCCGACGACGCTCCGCGCAGGCCGGCGAAGGTGACGTTGGTCTGCAGGTTGCCGTTGAGCACCATCAGTTGCTCGGATTCCACCTGCAGGGTCTCGTTGTTGAGCTCGATGACGGTCGTCTCGGCGGCGTTGTGCGCGAAGTACACGATGCCGTTGCCGGAGGCCTCCATGAGCGACAGCGCCTCCCCGGTGGCCCGCTGCTTCAGGCCCGCGAGCACGCCGTCGCCGCCGCCGAAGCCCGCCGATTTGAAGGTGACCTGTCCCTCGTAGGCGACCATCGACCCGCTGATCGCGCGGACCGAGGAGTTGTTCAGCCTGGCTTCCACCACGCGTTTGGACCGTTGTACCAACTGCATTCGACGTGCCTCTCTCGCGCCGTGGGGAGGCCGCCGTTCGACCATCCCTCGTTCGTCTCCCGACGCCATCCCCGCACCGCGGCACCTGCCGGCATCTCGGCATCCCAGCTCGCCGTGAGCCGGGGAATCCGGCCTCATACCGAGATGAAAATAGCCGATAGCATCGAGTGGTGCCCGGAAAC
The genomic region above belongs to Gordonia hongkongensis and contains:
- a CDS encoding DUF475 domain-containing protein, which encodes MVVRIFGLSVVVTIVSLIIAFLYGGVEALILTAILGVFEISLSFDNAVINATILRRMSEFWQKIFLTIGILIAVFGMRLVFPLVIVWLASGLNPVEALDLALNPPPNDAAYFPNGDPSYETIITDAHPQIAAFGGMFLLMLFLGFVFEQKELTWLTWIERPLEKIGKLEMLEVVIAMTLLVLTATYIAAPDERSTVMIAGSLGMITYILVNGLGEYFNVETAEDDEAAEPGTDAAEKAAIEKTNGKSGPSDLAKATGKAGFFLFLYLEVLDASFSFDGVIGAFAITADPIIIALGLGLIGAMFVRSLTVYLVRKGTLSEYVYLEHGAHWAIGALAFILLYSIGTHVPEIITGLIGVALIIAALISSIVRRNRLAAKGEEEKVNI
- a CDS encoding AIM24 family protein; translated protein: MQLVQRSKRVVEARLNNSSVRAISGSMVAYEGQVTFKSAGFGGGDGVLAGLKQRATGEALSLMEASGNGIVYFAHNAAETTVIELNNETLQVESEQLMVLNGNLQTNVTFAGLRGASSGQGLFTTTVSGHGQIALLSNGGPLIHLEVSPQYPLVVDPDAFVCARGQLSQSFVTDVSWRSALGQGGGEAFSLRWDGSGVVSIQPAER
- a CDS encoding inositol-3-phosphate synthase gives rise to the protein MGEPNKVRVAIVGVGNCASSLVQGVQYYKDADESSTVPGLMHVKFGPYHVRDVEFVAAFDVDAKKVGFDLSDAIFASENNTIKIADVPPTGVTVQRGHTLDGLGKYYLETITEADGSGVDIVQALKDNEVDVLVSYLPVGSEQADKFYAQCCIDAGVAFVNALPVFIASDPEWAQKFADAGVPIVGDDIKSQVGATITHRVMAKLFEDRGVTLDRTYQLNVGGNMDFKNMLERERLESKKVSKTQAVTSNLNGPLAGKIADKNVHIGPSDHVEWLDDRKWAYVRLEGRAFGDVPLNLEYKLEVWDSPNSAGIIIDAVRAAKIAKDRGIGGPVIPASAYLMKSPPKQLADDVARQQLEEFIIEA
- a CDS encoding AIM24 family protein, whose protein sequence is MFTKVNSKVVSVDIGGTGPVVARRGAMLFYKGNVHFQPHQIAGAGGMGGGMPGLGGMGGMAGRMLAGEHESTMIAQGHGEVHYGFLGIEVHVVDLAAVGGTIRVEASRLLAYAANLQASVVSVASQGGGGGGGGGLFGALRSAAAGAVTGQGMFTTQLSGPGSAVLLGHGGVFELEVSPAKPPVTVDPQAFVGSAGQVNTSLRSAMSWRNVGRTGGEAMQLECSGQGIVYVQASEEKL
- a CDS encoding PadR family transcriptional regulator, whose translation is MLELAILGLLLESPMHGYELRKRLTGLLGAFRAFSYGSLYPTLRRMQADGLIDEPETPLGVKVRRGRRVYQLTDAGRERFAELVADTGPQNYTDDGFGVHLAFFSRTPAVARMRILEGRRRQVEERREGLREIVGRSNRAVDRYTRQLHQLSLESSEREVRWLNELIAAESSQHDGSPDPFDGQFDDDLADGERSPFDPGRPTASTGRADDEHQDPDSTPSRDEQLDEPEQRKTPVAQRTTAMPREEGEPDHG
- a CDS encoding AIM24 family protein, with the translated sequence MSQLNTVWSPMNLPSDDNVPDNNYSFCIDLNQPWFMSKGAMIAYYGQMQFTALTQGLQGNMLQMVAQQFSAPLYLGDYVVAEGHGKLIIGDRGYDINAYDLEDGNLTIRAANLLAFQPNLSLNQSIVPGFLTLIGTGKFLASSNGPVMFVEPPVRVDPEALVGWSDCPSPSHHYDEAWVNGFIAAAGRRMGLNSGEERQFDFTGAGTVLVQSSEKVRDDSSVLRTIQGHLPGMSVPSLHQINQQITQQLGQQQG
- a CDS encoding DUF5318 family protein — translated: MQRQIVDYALQRRARLSSVHAGRTAVAEVCDASPYLLRAAKFHGRPSTTMCPICRKEQVTLVSWVFGDRLGQVSGSARSNEEIARLATTAEEFSVHVVEVCRTCSWNHLVQSYVAGLPPQTTRRSRRVAK
- a CDS encoding TerD family protein, which gives rise to MGVSLSKGGNVSLSKEAPGLTAVSVGLGWDIRSTTGTDFDLDASAIALGADKKVLSDQHFIFFNNLRSPDGSIEHTGDNLTGEGEGDDEVIKVDLAGVPPNVDSIVFPVSIYDADARSQSFGQVRNAFIRVVNQAGGAEIARYDLSEDASTETAMVFGELYRHGSEWKFRAVGQGYASGLAGIARDFGVNV